The following proteins are encoded in a genomic region of Chryseobacterium cucumeris:
- a CDS encoding S41 family peptidase: MKSFLKLQCIAAAVFLISCTNNNDESAPVFPEGSTEFVNLWVQDSMKRYYYWADEMPAKPDYQLPVKDFFKSLLSPKDRFSFMVNTEDSSSYPRSIRNMYGFDYTIVQLANNEVVTVVKLVLQNSPAFNAGLERGMIITKVNGKAMTAANAEAMASSIKDQTVVELTVGKWQNGSVTDEKSITVYYGFSFEQPVLSKIFEKNGKKVGYLYIYDFPDGMTQTLYQKFGEFKMAGVQELILDLRYNYGGSVSSAAALCSLIPSGLSSASPFIIFKGNKNGGEVKRTFSQQIAYDPKALDFATLRANALGLQKVCILTSNSTASAAEIVVNNLKPYMQVIQIGDTTLGKDMAGFVVEDKRKPRKISWQIHPVIYKVFNASGAGEYSSGISPQSNVNEFAGLPLLPLGDPNETLISSALNGGYFKSADHEKNGNIKILFQSDVPPVMMEK; this comes from the coding sequence ATGAAAAGCTTTTTAAAACTTCAATGTATTGCGGCCGCAGTCTTTCTTATTTCGTGTACCAATAATAATGACGAAAGCGCACCCGTTTTTCCGGAGGGAAGTACAGAATTTGTGAATCTATGGGTTCAGGACAGTATGAAACGGTATTATTACTGGGCAGATGAGATGCCTGCAAAACCGGATTATCAGCTTCCTGTAAAAGATTTTTTCAAAAGTCTGCTGTCTCCCAAAGATCGGTTTTCTTTTATGGTGAATACGGAAGATTCTTCTTCTTATCCACGTTCGATAAGGAATATGTACGGTTTTGATTATACCATTGTTCAGCTTGCTAATAATGAAGTGGTTACTGTAGTGAAGCTGGTGCTCCAAAATTCCCCGGCTTTCAATGCAGGGCTGGAAAGGGGAATGATCATTACCAAAGTGAATGGAAAAGCAATGACAGCAGCAAATGCCGAAGCAATGGCTTCATCCATTAAAGATCAGACCGTTGTAGAACTTACCGTTGGAAAGTGGCAAAACGGATCGGTAACTGATGAAAAAAGTATTACCGTTTATTATGGTTTTTCTTTTGAGCAGCCGGTTTTATCGAAAATTTTTGAGAAAAATGGTAAAAAAGTAGGTTATCTGTACATCTATGATTTCCCTGACGGAATGACGCAGACGTTGTATCAAAAGTTTGGAGAATTCAAAATGGCAGGAGTACAGGAGCTGATTCTCGATCTCCGTTATAACTATGGAGGCTCGGTGTCATCTGCTGCTGCACTTTGTTCACTGATTCCTTCAGGACTATCATCCGCCTCGCCGTTCATCATTTTTAAAGGAAATAAAAATGGAGGTGAAGTAAAAAGAACATTTTCCCAGCAAATTGCCTATGATCCCAAAGCGCTGGACTTTGCAACGTTGCGTGCGAATGCGCTGGGATTACAGAAAGTATGTATTCTCACATCGAACAGTACGGCATCAGCTGCTGAAATTGTTGTGAATAATCTCAAACCTTATATGCAGGTGATTCAGATAGGAGATACTACGCTGGGGAAAGATATGGCCGGATTTGTAGTGGAAGACAAGCGTAAACCCAGAAAAATTTCCTGGCAGATTCATCCTGTGATTTATAAAGTCTTTAATGCCAGCGGAGCCGGAGAATACAGTAGTGGAATTTCCCCGCAGAGCAATGTTAATGAATTTGCCGGACTGCCATTATTACCTTTAGGAGATCCCAATGAAACCCTTATTTCTTCTGCACTTAACGGAGGTTATTTCAAATCAGCAGACCACGAAAAGAATGGAAATATCAAAATTTTATTTCAGAGTGACGTGCCTCCGGTTATGATGGAGAAATAA
- a CDS encoding T9SS-dependent choice-of-anchor J family protein, with protein MKKIILSSVLFLSHLAAAQSLVWGNSFDTPADLQGWTFHDLNSNGNGWVQGENIYHNGTTLAYGTAGVLRHSINLVPNGNANGFTTENDWIISPQIDLTNTAGSITLAAYIGRQRSTHTIVARELFIYVSTPQKEVPTLSDFQAMTVDANGNDVQSMYKIQVGDSANPFPADLTQFVESLVDLSAFAGKKIYIGMWSNRKTSGNNVQNINIDEIGIYATSFLGTKDVKRNKIVTQIAENPVRESLQLQLNPALKENTTVVNIYSAAGQKVLTTQYSKAINTEGLTSGAYIAEITDGKTTERLKFIKK; from the coding sequence ATGAAAAAAATAATTTTATCATCTGTTCTGTTTTTATCCCACCTGGCTGCAGCACAGTCTCTGGTATGGGGAAATTCGTTTGATACTCCTGCCGATCTTCAGGGCTGGACTTTTCATGACCTTAATAGCAATGGAAACGGATGGGTACAGGGAGAAAACATCTATCACAACGGAACTACCTTGGCCTATGGAACTGCAGGTGTTCTACGCCATTCTATCAATTTGGTTCCAAATGGAAATGCTAACGGATTTACCACAGAAAATGACTGGATTATTTCTCCTCAGATTGACCTTACCAATACTGCAGGAAGCATTACGTTGGCCGCCTATATCGGGAGACAGAGATCTACTCACACGATTGTTGCCAGAGAACTTTTTATCTATGTAAGCACACCGCAGAAAGAGGTTCCTACATTATCGGACTTCCAGGCGATGACTGTAGATGCAAACGGAAATGATGTTCAGAGTATGTATAAAATACAGGTAGGTGACTCAGCCAATCCTTTTCCGGCAGATCTTACCCAGTTTGTAGAATCTCTTGTAGATCTTTCTGCTTTTGCGGGAAAAAAGATCTATATCGGAATGTGGTCAAACAGAAAAACAAGCGGAAATAATGTCCAGAACATCAATATTGATGAAATCGGAATTTATGCTACTTCATTTTTGGGAACTAAGGATGTAAAAAGAAACAAAATTGTAACACAAATAGCAGAAAATCCGGTAAGAGAATCTTTACAGCTGCAGCTTAATCCGGCGTTGAAAGAAAATACAACCGTAGTTAACATTTACAGCGCAGCAGGACAGAAAGTTCTTACCACTCAGTATTCTAAAGCGATCAACACAGAAGGGCTTACATCAGGAGCGTATATCGCAGAAATTACAGATGGAAAGACTACGGAAAGGCTGAAGTTTATTAAAAAATAA
- a CDS encoding TonB-dependent receptor produces MKSLKCGITIAALFFTVAAEAQELVQKVTFSVPANRPLIEVLEEFAGKTGMRLAYSKVDIKELKVKGVKCENTSVNNCLKDITNGLPVIYRLHGDLISIKYESSNISVPGKGRISGKIVDEVGNPVTGAEVNIAQKTVVTDNNGDFTIDLPSGTYNLTIKAPKYNTLRVEKLSVINNETSSVSFALNKASDKITDIKEVVITAARKADTQAGLLAQQKKAAQMSDGISAEQISKTPDSDVGGTLKRVTGITTIDNKYVVVRSMGERWNTAAMDGINLPSTEAYNQNFSFDIIPTAMVESVVVSKSATPDMNASFAGGYVEVRTKDIPNENFTTVTLGTSYNDQSAFKEFLTRKRGKYDYFGYDDGTRDFPKGLEPMNWTDPRFFEQSRQFTNDNFSTYTTRGDMGSNIQLALGRTYALKNNNKWGFAGAFVIRNEQNKLDIDHTGRGNWLDTTGMPDANGEIPFYNFKNSGASYNYNSTLAGMLNFGLQLGKNRISFRNSYTHIFDNTLTRVTGWNEYSTGSGMASNAELAYNYFYNGVIPNNDPAQIKNLDRPYTDNTNYPIFQTLLQNKLEGSHKIGNTEISWFAARTGVASDTKDYTQYITRYDFIGNEILTFHKIYNSGADFYRGYIENKETDYNYGASVKWDMDAGSFKNTIKTGYAGAIKNNTNQQQKFFLRVDENRDVPNSEKNYLTMYGSLADWFNGSHYVPGGIGWETKALYKNDKYEGEVNQHAVFVMFDNRWKKLRLVWGLRAEYFKYDLISQQLDPNDTKNVERAAVEDKPWQWMPSANFTYSPTNKINLRLAYNRSVIRPQFNERTGLPYFDPVANGLIYNTEMTSSVINNYDFKFEWFPGLGEIFSAGLYYKNIDRPIEREGHISSEGNLFLYNGNSKNAKLIGVEAEVRKSLGFIADVTFLEKLFISGNFTYNHTKVVAFKDLYKTGDNDETYEVKRPLYGQTPYAYNLGLIYDGNRLGMSFLYNAKGDQYITVGYAYKGEEIQRPYAVADAQISYKLLRNRNLEVKLNVRNIFNRVKEYYNNFNSYLAAKDGGGSNVGTEREAWDLLPGATDRYDKNIDKIMFRAYSGRMFSLSVNYTF; encoded by the coding sequence ATGAAAAGTTTGAAATGTGGGATTACCATAGCAGCCTTATTTTTTACTGTAGCCGCAGAAGCTCAGGAGCTGGTTCAGAAAGTAACATTTTCTGTACCTGCCAACAGGCCGTTGATTGAAGTTTTGGAAGAATTTGCCGGAAAAACGGGAATGAGACTGGCATATTCCAAGGTAGACATTAAAGAGCTGAAGGTAAAAGGAGTGAAATGTGAAAATACTTCTGTCAACAACTGTCTGAAGGACATTACCAATGGGCTTCCCGTTATATACCGACTGCATGGTGATCTTATTTCGATAAAATATGAAAGTTCAAATATTTCCGTACCGGGAAAGGGACGTATTTCCGGTAAAATAGTGGATGAGGTGGGAAATCCCGTTACCGGAGCAGAAGTTAATATTGCTCAGAAAACTGTGGTAACAGACAATAACGGAGATTTTACCATAGATCTTCCTTCCGGAACTTATAATCTGACCATAAAAGCTCCTAAATATAATACGCTGAGAGTTGAAAAATTGTCTGTTATCAATAACGAAACCAGTTCTGTTTCATTTGCTTTAAACAAAGCTTCTGATAAAATTACAGATATCAAAGAAGTTGTGATTACGGCAGCCCGTAAAGCAGATACTCAGGCGGGACTTCTTGCCCAGCAGAAGAAAGCAGCCCAGATGAGTGATGGTATTTCAGCGGAACAGATTTCCAAAACACCGGATAGCGATGTAGGAGGAACTTTGAAAAGGGTAACAGGAATTACTACCATTGATAATAAATATGTAGTGGTAAGATCCATGGGAGAACGTTGGAACACCGCGGCCATGGACGGAATTAACCTGCCAAGCACGGAAGCGTATAATCAGAACTTTTCATTTGACATTATTCCTACGGCAATGGTAGAAAGTGTGGTGGTAAGCAAATCTGCCACTCCTGATATGAATGCCAGCTTTGCAGGAGGTTACGTAGAAGTGAGAACCAAGGATATTCCCAATGAAAACTTTACAACCGTTACATTAGGAACTTCATATAACGATCAGTCGGCCTTCAAAGAATTTCTGACCCGCAAGCGAGGAAAGTACGATTATTTCGGATATGATGACGGAACAAGAGATTTTCCCAAAGGACTGGAGCCGATGAACTGGACAGATCCAAGGTTTTTTGAACAGTCCAGGCAGTTTACCAATGACAATTTCAGCACCTATACAACCAGAGGTGATATGGGATCTAATATACAGCTGGCATTAGGAAGGACATATGCTCTTAAAAACAATAATAAATGGGGATTTGCCGGAGCATTTGTCATCAGAAATGAACAGAATAAACTGGATATTGACCATACGGGAAGAGGAAACTGGCTGGATACTACTGGAATGCCTGATGCAAACGGAGAGATTCCATTCTATAATTTCAAAAACAGTGGGGCCTCCTATAATTACAATTCGACACTGGCAGGAATGCTTAATTTTGGATTGCAACTTGGGAAAAACAGAATCTCATTCCGTAATTCATATACCCATATTTTTGATAATACGCTCACAAGAGTAACAGGCTGGAACGAATACTCAACGGGTAGTGGAATGGCATCCAATGCAGAATTAGCTTATAATTATTTTTATAACGGTGTCATCCCCAATAATGATCCGGCTCAGATCAAAAACTTAGACAGGCCTTATACCGATAATACCAATTACCCGATTTTTCAGACCCTTTTACAAAATAAACTGGAAGGAAGCCATAAAATAGGAAATACAGAGATCAGTTGGTTTGCGGCCCGTACAGGAGTAGCTTCTGATACTAAAGACTACACACAGTATATTACCAGGTACGACTTTATCGGAAATGAAATTCTCACATTTCATAAGATCTATAATTCCGGAGCCGATTTTTACAGAGGATATATAGAAAACAAAGAAACAGATTACAATTACGGTGCGTCTGTTAAGTGGGATATGGATGCAGGAAGCTTTAAAAATACCATTAAAACAGGATATGCCGGTGCTATAAAAAACAATACCAACCAGCAACAGAAGTTTTTTCTTCGTGTTGACGAAAACCGTGACGTTCCGAACAGCGAGAAGAACTATTTGACGATGTATGGTTCACTTGCTGACTGGTTTAATGGCTCCCATTATGTTCCGGGTGGTATTGGCTGGGAAACCAAAGCATTGTATAAAAATGACAAGTATGAAGGAGAGGTTAATCAACATGCGGTTTTTGTCATGTTTGATAACCGTTGGAAGAAATTAAGGTTAGTCTGGGGCCTTCGTGCAGAGTACTTTAAATATGATCTTATCTCACAACAATTAGATCCAAATGATACAAAGAATGTGGAAAGAGCAGCCGTTGAAGATAAACCGTGGCAATGGATGCCCTCAGCGAACTTTACCTACAGTCCTACCAATAAAATTAATCTAAGGCTTGCTTACAACAGATCTGTTATCCGCCCTCAGTTCAATGAAAGAACAGGACTTCCTTATTTCGATCCGGTGGCCAACGGTTTGATTTACAATACGGAAATGACTTCTTCTGTCATTAATAATTATGATTTCAAATTTGAATGGTTTCCAGGATTGGGAGAAATATTTTCGGCAGGATTGTATTATAAAAATATAGACAGACCTATCGAACGTGAAGGCCATATTTCCAGCGAGGGAAATCTTTTCCTGTATAATGGAAATTCAAAAAATGCAAAACTGATAGGAGTAGAGGCTGAGGTAAGAAAAAGTTTAGGCTTTATTGCTGACGTAACTTTTCTGGAAAAGCTTTTCATAAGCGGAAATTTTACGTATAACCATACCAAAGTAGTTGCTTTTAAAGATCTGTACAAAACAGGTGATAATGATGAAACCTATGAAGTGAAACGCCCGCTTTACGGACAGACTCCTTATGCTTACAATCTTGGACTGATCTATGATGGAAACCGTTTAGGGATGAGTTTTTTGTATAACGCAAAAGGAGACCAGTACATCACAGTAGGATATGCGTACAAAGGAGAAGAAATCCAGCGGCCTTATGCAGTGGCAGACGCTCAGATCTCTTATAAATTACTTCGTAACAGAAATCTGGAAGTAAAATTAAATGTAAGAAACATTTTTAACAGGGTAAAAGAATATTATAACAATTTCAATTCTTATCTGGCTGCAAAAGATGGAGGAGGAAGTAATGTAGGGACAGAAAGAGAAGCCTGGGATCTGCTTCCGGGAGCAACAGACAGATATGATAAAAATATTGACAAGATCATGTTCAGGGCATACAGTGGAAGAATGTTCAGCCTGAGTGTGAATTATACTTTTTAA
- a CDS encoding FecR family protein yields the protein MKKLLPYKNIEAFVFRLWEREVSEDSISEKENELLKQWKNLAEKDLDIVHLKESRERVLSGLENYFSQKDIVSIPSTKSFRTHLYKIAAVIILLLTLGGVFTYSLFIKPDVYLAKSGNSIVRLEDGSVVTLLPGAVLTVEKSFPASTRVVDLKGDAIFSVAKSKKHPFIVRADGFSTKVLGTVFKISQSGEKKAVALYEGKVAVSTPGVPVSFLKPNQKWTNFGVAHTTAVISLKPVKNSAGRITSILSLSFNDVPLKEVVTVLESNYHTKVQYPKEAEDKKITADFTGGTVGENIESLAFILGLEVQKKENTYILKK from the coding sequence ATGAAAAAACTTTTACCATATAAAAATATTGAAGCCTTTGTTTTCAGACTTTGGGAACGGGAAGTTTCGGAAGACTCAATTTCCGAAAAAGAAAATGAACTTTTAAAACAGTGGAAAAATCTTGCAGAAAAAGATCTGGACATTGTTCATCTTAAAGAATCCAGAGAAAGGGTATTGTCCGGACTGGAAAATTACTTTTCTCAAAAAGATATTGTATCTATCCCGTCAACAAAAAGCTTTAGAACACATCTTTATAAAATTGCGGCGGTTATTATTCTGCTTTTAACATTGGGCGGAGTTTTTACCTACTCCTTATTCATTAAGCCAGATGTTTATCTTGCAAAATCCGGAAATAGTATTGTTCGTCTTGAAGACGGATCTGTGGTTACTCTTTTACCAGGCGCTGTACTGACTGTAGAGAAATCTTTTCCTGCGTCCACCAGAGTCGTGGATTTAAAAGGCGATGCAATATTCTCTGTGGCAAAATCTAAAAAACATCCATTCATCGTTCGTGCGGATGGTTTTAGTACCAAAGTATTGGGAACGGTATTTAAGATTTCACAGTCAGGTGAGAAAAAAGCGGTTGCTCTTTACGAAGGAAAGGTGGCTGTATCCACTCCCGGGGTTCCGGTTTCTTTCCTTAAGCCTAATCAGAAGTGGACCAACTTCGGAGTTGCTCATACTACAGCAGTTATTTCCCTGAAACCTGTAAAAAATTCAGCAGGCAGAATTACGTCAATATTGTCTCTGAGTTTTAACGATGTTCCTTTAAAGGAAGTAGTGACGGTCCTGGAAAGCAATTATCATACAAAGGTTCAATATCCTAAGGAAGCTGAAGATAAAAAAATTACTGCTGATTTTACGGGAGGAACGGTCGGAGAAAATATTGAATCACTGGCTTTCATCCTGGGACTGGAAGTACAGAAAAAAGAAAATACCTATATCCTTAAGAAATAA
- a CDS encoding RNA polymerase sigma factor, translated as MSPTDYILLKKIKSGDRPAFMLLYDRYWDSLYRFVYVRTRDKEVSEEILQNLWMKILENTDAIQTDDTESAKGYLLRHLHYRIIDFYNSYKKAPPTLSIDEFDIANEIEIADSEYFEILEENEISALLTMIDEVVSQLPSTEQQVYNMRIRKNMSVNETAEALGLSNKTVSNKLSKALGEIREQLSPEYKSSKKLVSILLLMEVLTKY; from the coding sequence ATGAGCCCAACAGACTATATATTATTAAAGAAAATAAAATCAGGCGACCGCCCTGCATTTATGCTGCTGTATGACCGGTATTGGGATAGTCTGTATCGCTTTGTTTATGTACGGACACGGGATAAGGAAGTTTCTGAAGAAATCCTCCAGAACCTGTGGATGAAGATTCTTGAGAATACGGATGCCATACAAACCGATGATACAGAAAGTGCCAAAGGCTACCTTCTCCGTCATCTTCATTACCGGATTATTGATTTTTATAACAGCTACAAAAAAGCGCCTCCTACGCTGAGTATTGATGAGTTTGATATTGCGAATGAAATAGAAATTGCAGATTCCGAGTATTTCGAAATCCTTGAAGAAAATGAGATCAGTGCTTTATTGACTATGATTGATGAAGTAGTTTCCCAGCTTCCCTCAACGGAACAGCAGGTATACAATATGAGAATCAGGAAAAATATGTCTGTGAATGAAACAGCAGAAGCGCTGGGGCTCAGCAATAAAACAGTAAGTAATAAGCTAAGCAAAGCTTTGGGAGAAATCCGTGAACAGCTTAGTCCGGAGTATAAGTCGTCTAAAAAGCTGGTTTCTATTTTGTTGTTGATGGAGGTGTTGACGAAGTATTGA
- the hxpB gene encoding hexitol phosphatase HxpB, which yields MALKAVIFDMDGVLVDSEKFWTQAELDVFSSYGVQVTDDLAAQTRYMTTQEVTEFWYKRFPWENFDASDLENKVVTRVIEMIQTENCTMSGVEKFIKNLKNKDYKIGLATNAPLRVAHAVLEKLQIHDLFDTIHSSEFENQGKPHPAVYLTSAKNLGVSPEDCIAIEDSQSGLKAAKEAGMQTIIFTNNDENIDSNLADFKILNFNTVFLPLFVE from the coding sequence ATGGCTTTAAAAGCAGTAATATTTGATATGGACGGTGTTCTGGTAGACTCAGAAAAATTCTGGACCCAGGCAGAACTGGATGTATTTTCATCTTATGGAGTGCAGGTTACGGATGATCTTGCGGCACAAACCAGATATATGACGACTCAGGAAGTAACCGAATTCTGGTATAAAAGATTTCCCTGGGAAAATTTTGATGCCTCTGATCTGGAAAATAAAGTGGTTACAAGAGTAATCGAAATGATACAGACCGAAAACTGTACTATGTCTGGTGTAGAGAAGTTTATTAAAAATCTTAAGAACAAGGACTACAAAATAGGGCTGGCTACCAATGCTCCTTTACGTGTAGCACATGCGGTGCTTGAAAAGCTTCAGATTCATGACCTGTTTGATACCATTCACTCATCAGAGTTTGAAAATCAGGGAAAACCTCATCCTGCCGTATATCTTACTTCTGCAAAAAATTTGGGAGTTTCTCCGGAAGACTGTATAGCTATTGAAGACAGCCAGTCAGGATTAAAAGCGGCAAAAGAAGCCGGAATGCAGACTATAATTTTCACCAATAATGACGAAAATATAGATTCAAACCTTGCCGATTTTAAAATCCTGAATTTTAATACAGTTTTTCTGCCGTTATTTGTTGAATAG
- a CDS encoding helix-turn-helix transcriptional regulator yields the protein MKKPSADRILMFLKMRGEATSLLIAEELSITKEGARKHLLNLAQEGLIRSSVKSEGVGRPSTYYTLTEKGLAQFPDTHADVTVQILKSVKNLLGENALDLLISDREKNTHERYEKVLSKAESLEQRLESLSKVRSDEGYMAEWKKEGEDYYLIENHCPICAAATECQGFCRAELSNFQSLIGKEYTVERIDHIISGGQRCVYKISQ from the coding sequence ATGAAGAAGCCGTCTGCGGATCGTATTCTGATGTTTTTAAAGATGAGAGGTGAGGCTACATCACTTCTTATTGCTGAAGAATTGTCGATCACCAAAGAAGGGGCAAGAAAGCATTTACTGAATCTTGCTCAGGAAGGATTGATCCGGTCTTCGGTGAAGAGCGAAGGGGTTGGGCGTCCATCTACATACTATACTCTTACAGAGAAAGGACTGGCTCAATTTCCGGATACCCATGCAGATGTTACAGTTCAGATTTTGAAATCCGTGAAAAATCTTTTGGGTGAAAATGCATTGGATTTATTAATCAGCGACCGGGAGAAAAATACCCATGAGCGTTATGAAAAAGTACTTTCAAAGGCAGAATCACTGGAACAGCGCCTCGAATCTCTTTCAAAAGTACGTAGTGATGAAGGCTATATGGCGGAATGGAAAAAAGAAGGGGAAGACTATTATCTGATTGAAAATCATTGTCCGATATGCGCTGCAGCAACAGAATGCCAGGGTTTCTGCCGTGCAGAGCTATCCAATTTCCAATCCCTGATAGGAAAGGAGTATACAGTGGAAAGAATAGATCATATTATTTCCGGAGGGCAGCGTTGTGTGTATAAAATCAGCCAATAA
- a CDS encoding superoxide dismutase, producing the protein MTPFTLPQLPYAYDALAPFIDKETMTIHHQKHHQAYVDNLNAALAQTNETNPDLDSLLQRISEYSPAVRNNGGGHYNHSLFWEIISPQPKLNPEGMLHDDITATFGSLDNLKAEMKKTGLSQFGSGWVWLFVKFNGSLAISSTPNQDNPMMDILSTNRGFPILGIDVWEHAYYLNYQNKRADYLDAFWSVLDWSAVERKYEEALSKVR; encoded by the coding sequence ATGACTCCATTTACATTACCACAGTTACCTTATGCTTACGATGCTTTGGCGCCTTTTATAGATAAAGAAACGATGACCATTCACCATCAGAAACATCATCAGGCTTATGTAGATAATCTGAATGCAGCACTGGCACAAACCAATGAAACCAATCCTGACCTTGATTCATTACTGCAAAGAATAAGTGAATACAGTCCTGCTGTCAGAAATAATGGTGGCGGCCACTATAACCATTCTTTATTCTGGGAAATTATTTCTCCACAACCCAAGCTGAATCCTGAAGGCATGCTTCATGACGATATCACAGCCACTTTCGGAAGCCTCGACAATCTAAAAGCAGAAATGAAGAAGACAGGTTTGTCGCAATTTGGTTCAGGATGGGTATGGCTTTTTGTAAAATTCAACGGCTCACTGGCCATCAGTTCTACTCCTAATCAGGATAATCCGATGATGGATATTCTCTCCACCAACAGAGGTTTTCCGATTCTTGGAATAGATGTCTGGGAACATGCCTATTATCTGAATTATCAAAATAAACGCGCAGATTATTTGGATGCTTTCTGGTCTGTACTGGATTGGTCTGCTGTTGAAAGAAAATATGAAGAAGCTTTGTCAAAAGTAAGATAA
- a CDS encoding DUF2480 family protein, translated as MTEENFINKAKASGIIALDLSDYKPTTEIVELDIKEHLFMGMIVKEKEFKESIAAVDFSVYNEKAVAIICSTDAIIPPWAYMLIMEKLSPYASYADLNNAETVLLDLWKRRLIYADLKQYKNQKVVVRASTHHDPSLYLLAAGLLKPLVKTLMYGEIGLPKVIFKQ; from the coding sequence ATGACTGAGGAAAATTTTATCAATAAAGCAAAGGCTTCAGGTATTATTGCTCTTGACCTTTCAGATTACAAACCGACTACGGAAATTGTAGAACTGGATATCAAAGAACATCTTTTTATGGGAATGATTGTTAAGGAGAAAGAATTTAAAGAATCAATTGCTGCGGTGGATTTTTCTGTTTACAATGAAAAAGCAGTAGCGATCATCTGTTCTACGGATGCTATTATTCCACCCTGGGCTTATATGCTGATTATGGAAAAATTGTCTCCTTACGCTTCTTATGCTGATTTAAACAATGCAGAAACTGTTCTGCTGGATCTATGGAAACGCCGTCTCATCTATGCTGATCTGAAACAGTATAAAAATCAGAAAGTGGTTGTCCGCGCAAGTACTCATCATGATCCTTCATTGTATTTATTAGCAGCAGGATTACTGAAACCGCTGGTGAAAACACTGATGTATGGTGAAATAGGTTTACCTAAAGTAATTTTTAAACAATAA
- a CDS encoding NADPH-dependent FMN reductase: MKAIIFNGSLERRTLSTSGLISDYFSERLKMLGIQTDIFTLADSGIPLFDVTLTKTPLAVERMAQMFTDADLHIWLAPLYHGSIPGVMKNCLDWLEVTANWYEPYLTDKTVGLVCWADGLQAMQGINAMDSIAKSLRAWPLPFSVPIVRSSLFKAEQPSQISDLYSGKFDKLISIAASKKITIID; encoded by the coding sequence ATGAAAGCTATCATATTCAACGGATCACTGGAAAGAAGAACTTTATCTACTTCCGGACTGATTTCGGATTATTTTTCTGAGCGCCTGAAAATGTTGGGAATTCAGACTGATATTTTTACACTTGCTGACTCCGGCATTCCTCTATTCGATGTCACACTTACCAAAACTCCTTTGGCCGTAGAGCGTATGGCTCAAATGTTTACAGATGCTGATCTGCATATCTGGCTGGCTCCGCTTTACCACGGCAGCATTCCGGGAGTAATGAAAAACTGTCTGGACTGGCTTGAAGTAACCGCCAACTGGTACGAGCCCTATCTCACAGATAAAACTGTAGGGCTGGTATGCTGGGCTGATGGTCTCCAGGCCATGCAGGGAATTAACGCCATGGATTCTATAGCCAAATCATTGCGTGCCTGGCCATTGCCATTCAGTGTTCCGATTGTCAGGTCTTCATTATTTAAGGCAGAACAACCCTCTCAGATTTCGGATCTGTATTCCGGTAAGTTTGATAAGCTTATCAGCATTGCAGCTTCTAAAAAAATAACCATTATTGACTAA
- a CDS encoding 4Fe-4S dicluster domain-containing protein: protein MAIKITDACINCGACEPECPNSAIYEGAIDWRWKDKTKLSGHIIFPDGMEGDADAYHQAVSDEVYYIVSGKCTECKGFHEEPQCKAVCPVDCCVDDPEHRETEEILLNRQKFMHSA from the coding sequence ATGGCTATAAAAATAACAGATGCCTGTATCAACTGTGGAGCCTGCGAACCGGAATGTCCCAACTCAGCCATTTACGAAGGTGCTATTGACTGGCGCTGGAAAGACAAAACCAAACTTTCAGGACATATCATATTTCCTGACGGTATGGAAGGTGATGCCGATGCTTATCATCAGGCAGTCTCGGATGAAGTGTATTATATAGTATCCGGAAAATGTACGGAGTGTAAAGGGTTTCATGAGGAGCCTCAATGTAAGGCGGTATGCCCTGTAGACTGCTGTGTAGATGATCCTGAACATCGGGAAACTGAAGAAATATTATTAAACCGGCAAAAATTTATGCACAGTGCCTAA